The Leishmania infantum JPCM5 genome chromosome 9 nucleotide sequence cTCCCCACGGGGGCTTTGCCTGCCGTTATCGCTGCGGTGCGACCGTCGAGCGTATGACAGAGAAGGGTCAGCAACGGCACATCTCCTTGTTGCGAGAGCCAGTGAAACACCGTGCCGGAGGCGCCGCAGTTGCGGGCGCCAGCGGTGTGGATGCGCTCGCACTTCTCATCTTGGTGGGGCCGCAACACTTGCTGCATGAGTTCGGTCACGATCGGCAACTGAACGAGGTgggcgaggagcgcgcggAGGTTGGCGCGCTGCGAGTTCGGGTGTTTCTCTGCCGCACCACCCTCGACACCACAGTCCTCGGCACCGGGCTCACGCGCTGCGGCTTCAGCAGCGGGTAGTACAACTTGCATGAACAGtagtgcgctgcgccagcgcgccgccgcgtcccTGGAAATTGCGGCCCTCGTGCTTGTGATCTCGGGGGAAGAAGGGCCAGAGGCCAGCCATGTCTCCGCTCGCCACCAGCTGATCCAAAGAGCCTCGAGAAGCGCATATCGCCTGCACCGCGCCCGTTCGCATGCCTCTTGATGAGGCCACCACGTGGCTGTGCAGAACAAGGGTGGGCAGCACAGCCGCATCAGCGAGGCTCGACAGTTGTTCCACAACGCGATGCGACACGCAGCTACCCATCCGACTTCACACGAGCTCAGCTCAGCTCTATCAAAGCCGTTTCGAGtctctcctcgctgccgcccgtgCTGGGCTCCTGCATCTTCAGCGACATCCTCTGCGCCTTGATAGGCGGCAGCGTAGCAGCGAAGGTGCAGGAACGCTTCCACCGCAAGCTCGTTgtccagcgccgcagcgtaGCACAGCGGACACCGCGCAGCCGTGCCCATGCCACTTCGCGAGGATAAAGCATGCACACGGCCCTCGGCCATCGCGAAGCCTCGCGCAAGCACATCAAGAGCCGCGAGAAGCGACGGCTggcgccacagctgcgcctcaGACAAGCGACTTTCCAGCAGCGGTAGCAAGCGCTCAAGGACTCTACGGCAGCGACTGAACGGCGCGTTGTCGGCCGCAGTCTTACCAAGCGCGTAGTGTGACCGCAGCGCAGAAGAGAAGTccgctcctgctccaccgccagcgccgtgacGTGCCGCTGTATCGCGTGGCGTGTGACCGGTGAAGTAGTCGACGGTGGAGCTCAGCGATGAGTGCGCGCTCTCCTGCCGCGACGGTTGCGATGATACGTGCGGCCGCAGTGGGTGGCTCTCTGATGTGTCTCGGGAGCTGCTCACCACGTCTTCAACGCAGGcgtctgcgcggcgctgcgccgcgaggaAGCGACGCTGTCTCCAGCAGAGAGCAGCCGACACGTACAGGACGAGTGCCCAGAACACgtcggcagcgtcgatgTCCGCAACGCACGCAAAGgatgtcggcgccgctggcgccgtgcTTGTAGCCTTGGAGGTCTTCGACGACAGGATCAAGTCTGTTTTGCGCGTGGCACGGTAAAGCGCCTgcacggaggcgctgctgcgcttgaGCAGCTGTTTAaagcgctgccgcactgccGTGCGGGTCATCTGCGCGTTACTGGTCGGCGTTGGGCAAGGCGAGGAggtgtgctgctgtcggccacggcgcagcgcatcaaTGTTGCTAGATGCTTCTGCACTGTCGTCGGCCGCCTTCGGAGAGGCGGACGGGCTCTCAGTTCCGTAGGGTGCCGGTTGTTGCTCTGCACGCCGCGCTGTCGCAGTGTAAAGGAGATGCCGCAGCCGACTGAGCTCCACAAGCTCACACAGCACCGTTGCTGCGGTGGGCTCACCGGCTGCGCCTTGAGGGGCCTCCCACGGAGTACATGCGAGCCACTTCTTTGCGGCTTCGAGCAgtgacgctgcgctgctgggAACGACAACAACGTCGTCGCGCATGCCGCGAGAAAGCGTCTATCtttccctgtgtgtgtgcgtgtgctggtcTATCTATGCTGAAGGTGTGGGTGCttatgcgcgtgcgctgcccgGCGTTATGGCAGCAGGTCTTTgaggaggtgtgcgtgtgcgtgcttgtgagATAGGAACGAAGCCGCAAGCTGATCGGAGGGTGGGAGGGCAGGCTCACGGCGCGCCGCTACAGCACTGATGATGCCTGGCTTCGTCGATCCTGCGGTGGCAATacaaggcgagagagagagtgcgccgcaggagaggagggtgtgTCGGGGTCGTGGTACGACAAGGTGGACGTGGAATGCCCTTCACCACGTCAAAGCCAAGAGAAAGTGGGGCAtcccttctctgctgctgccgagtgCTTGCACAACTACCGAAGCATACGAGCATGGCGCGCATGCAAGCACAGAATAACGAGGCTTCATGTCTCAGTGAACCTtctcctctcgccctcccctcttcccccgcgcgctcgcgctgcatcTTCATCTCCCAGTTctcagcaacagcaagcgaatgaggggagagagagggaaccggctgcggccgcagctgcaaGAGGAGCTCGAGACCAAGGCTTATGTGGCtggtgtgtgtctgcgtgtgcgcgggcCACAGCGAGAGGGCGCCTCGCGGTTGACTTGCAGAGACATGAATAAGGCTGAAAAGTGAGCGAGGCGACAGGcagggcgggggcggcgggggcTAGCACACATCCATGCAGAtgcggcgatgacgagaTACCCCATGAGACCAACGCACATCGGCCCTCTAATCGGATGCCATCGCCGGTGATCGAGAGACAcatgcgcgccagcgccgccacacatacacacaccaacCGAAAACAAAATAGCGAGACGCTCATGCGCAGAGAACGAGGCGAACGCGCCGAGGTCATAATGCAGAGCACAACTTGTAAAGTGGGCGTGCACGTGGCGGAGGACCGCgtagggagggggaggagcgcagcagcccagCACCCATGCCCTATGGCGCACCGAAGAAGCGGTTGCATCGACCCCCGCCGTTTCGCATCCGCGCCTGTctggcctcctcctcttcctctccctgtTCCGGCGTGGAGttgggcgtgtgtgttgctCCCGACGCCGCGGCCATCTCACCTCTCAACGGAGATGTACACATGCGAGTGGTGCGCGTTGACGCCGGAAGTGGCAGTGTCTGCCTcctcgacagcggcggcacgcgcctCCGAAGGGGAGGTGACCGCGCCGGTTGCTGGCACACGTCGCACCAAGGGGCTCGCACTGGCGGTACCGCTGCCCATCCGCTTATTTCTCCCGTCACCGTCGTTGTATTCGTCGGAGTAAGGAACACGTGAGTAGCGGCTTCTAAAAGGGTTGACCATTCCCATCTCCGAAGTACCGACGACTCTCAGCGTGCTACGAGTTGGTCGTTCTGTGCTGCCGTGCATACCTGCAACGATGCCGCTTctagtgctgctgctgcagcagttgCTGTGTAGCGACGCCATAGCGGACTCGACGGAGTGATCTTCAGCAGTCTCGGGTGCGAAAGCCGCCTCGCCCGCTCCGCGCGGGTCCTCTTCCCGTGCCGCCCGCGCGCTCGTGGCCGTGGCACTATCGCAGGTGATAGTTGCCATCTCTGTCGGCGATAAGGCGGActcgctgacgccgccgccgttgtcgtcCTCCGCGGCTTCCGCAGCGCTGAGGAGCTGCTTCACGTAGTACAGCGGCAGGTCAAAACAGCGCTGgagggcgctgcggcacaccgGACACTCTCGTAGACGCTTCGCGCAGAAATGACAGCAGCACACATGCCCACACGGCGTCAACGCCACGTCGATGTGACGGGCACAGCAAATGACGCACCCCACCGTGTCGTCAATGTCCTTCACTTCCGTCTCGGCCAGCTCCTTCTTGAACTCGCGCGCTtccgcgcggcgcagcaggaggcgcttGCGGTAGTTCTCAAtcacgcggcggtgctcgagcACCCATGCGAGGTGGCGACCCACGCCGGACATGATAATGCTGCCCAGAAGGACGAGAACGCTCAAGCTGAAGCAGCCAACGATGACGCTGCTCTTCGGCATTTCGTAGCCGACGATTTCCTCAGTGCAGTTACCGCAGGAGGTCGTgcccgagcagcagcggatcgCGGACGAAGCGACGCAGCACATCGGCTTCGCATCCGGGCACGCGACGGACTGCATGATCTGGTATGAGCAGAGGTGCGGGGTGCGATAAGCGACGTAGGCCTGTCGCTCAAGACGAGCATCAGCGTGTTGAAGAGCTCCGCTGTAGCCGAGGATGATAAACAGCGCCATGAAGAAGCGTGTGGCGCGTTCCGCCACGATGACGGAGGCAGCGCCGttgtgctgcggcgcactTGACatgctgcgcgcggcgggccGAAAGGGGCGCAACaacgagagaaaagaaaatgTTGGCGGAgggcgatggtggtggtaaTGGTGGTCGTCGTATGCGTGCAGGCAGCGCACGCCCGCGACAAGAACCGTAAAGGCAGAATTCTCAGGGCTAAGATCCTACAGAAGCAAAAGCACGgatggagaagagcggcTGAGCAGGTGACCCGCCCgccccgcgcgcacgcacctcccTGTGCTCAATGAAGGGTGTCTGCTTCCTCGCCGTTGTTCGGCGTTGCAGAGACAGGAAGGATGATGTCGGGCAGACGGaatggggaggggaagggtaCTTGTTGCCGTTACAACTGTGATGACAGGCTGCCCGATCTACTAATGAGACAGCACAGAGAGACCGCAGGTGAGATGGGCAGTGGCGCTTGGGCGCTcgggcgtgcgcgtgtgcgtacgAGATGGAAAGGAGGCGAGGCAGACGGCGGCACGGAGtgcagggggagagggagacagtGCATGTGAGCGTGGGCATTTCATGGTGCTTAGCAATACTCctagcccccccccctctctctcatggGAGCACATTCGATTTTGTAGGACGCTGGATGGGCGCACAGAGCGGCACAGTCGCTACctcttccacacacacacacatgcacatacacatgtaCACATGAGTGCTGCAGACGCACGCCCCATGGTGTTCTTCGCGGACTCAAACCTTGTCCCGCCTACTCGTCACGGAAAGTACATTATAACCACGCGTCAAGTTACAATAGACGTGCGCGAGATCTGAGCATCCAACGTGCTTTTCCGGGGCGCCGCATCCGCCCGATTCCTTGGCAGCGGACGCCACGGTCGTGTCACCGTTCCTCCGCCCGTGACTTGATCTCGCGcttcttcgtttttcttttccatTCTTGCCGCTCTGGGGAAGTGGCCGCGCCTGCAGTCACCAAAAGATGCGTGTGGGCACAAACCACAGGCGCGGCCTTGCTCAGCCCGCGTGTTCACGCCGCTCGTGCGCACATGGGTCGCCCCCCTCCGTGTACGCGCCTCTGAGAGTGGAGTTCACGGCTTAAGCGTCTCTGTCTTTATTATCCGCGGTGCGGGAGGAGTGAGTCAGCGGGCAAGGACCACACCCACACAGCAGCCACCCGTCACCCGCTACCGGAGGGTCTGAGATGCTGTATTCAAGAGCTCGTCGCCCCTCCTCGCTTCGCCCCACCCCATCTACGCAAACATCGCGCTCGccgagacggcggtgcgctccCGCGCAACCGtcctctccatctctgcctCGATCATGGCCATCGTCACGACCCGCTCTGACACTGGCAACAGcgccgcagtgcagcagACATTGAAGGCTATCGTGCGGATCAGCTTGGGTGAGATGCTCGTGGCGCTGAGGCGACCGTAGTCGACGTCGCTGGACGTCGGGACGCGCTCTGGGAACGCCTTTCGCcacagctgctcgcgcaggagccgccgaggcagcgcaAAGGTCAGCTCCGCCTGGAACAGCATGCACGATGAGCGTGAGTTGATGTTCGCCGTGGAGAACAGGTGgcgtccaccgccgccgtcgcggttCACCGTCGTTgcgatgacgatgacggGCCTCGGATAGCGGCGTGCGTGGTACTGGATGAGCTGTGAGAGTTGTAAGCTCTTTGGGGACTCGTTGAAGAGGACCTGCGCCTCGTCAAAGACGATGAtggcgccgaggcggcgtcCTTCCTCAAACACGACGTGCACCCGCATCTCCTCCCGGAGCAGGAGCTCCGCTACGTTGCAGAGGCGgatggtggcgccgcacTCGTAGGCGATGGCCTCCGCGGCCAGCGACTTACCCGTGCCGCTCACGCCCTGGAACAGGTAAAGCGTCCCGCAGTCGTCGTTGGCGTCCTCGCTGAAGCCCCACTCGGTATACaaggtgctgcggctcttGGCACTGCTGGCGATCCCCTCCAGCTTCTTGGCGAGATCCGGCTCCACCACCAGCTCGGCAAGCGTGCGCTTCGGGGTCAGGTAGAACTCGCTCATCCCCTccggcagctccgcggcgAGAAAGaagccgcgcagctgcagccgagCCCCTTCGTCGAGGTCGCTCATTGTCAGCTTCGGTGTAGAGGACTTCTCGCGGGCCACCGCTCTGCTCaaggcggcgaggacggcgttgcGGATCAGGCCGCCGGAGAGCTCGTAGTTCAGCGCTAGCTTCTCCAAGCACACGTCCTCGTTCATGGGCAGCTGCTTTGGGATGTGTGACCTCCAaatgcgcagccgcagctgatGGTCCGGCGGACGGAACTCCATCATGAGCGAGATGCGCCGGTTCATGGCCTCGTCGAAGTTCTGCGCGCGATTGGTGGCGAGGATGATGAGGCCGTCGTACCGCTCAAACTCGGACAGGAGCGCCGTCACGGTGCCGTTGCTCGTGCGGTCCTCGAAGAGCGCTTCGCACTCGTCGAAGAACAAGATGGCGTCGCTCAGCTTCGCCTCGCGGAAGAGAAAGCGGAGCGCGTCGGCCTCGGCCTTCGTCGAGGAGCGAAACTGCGACACGCTGACGAGGAGTATCTTCTTCTTGAGGTGgtgcgcgacggcgttggCGAGCATCGTCTTGCCGGTGCCACTCGGGCCGTGGAAGAGCATGACGAGGCCTCCTTTGCTAGTGCCGAGGCCGTcgccgaagccgctgctcttcttgcACTGCTCGAAGAGGCTGTAGTGCTCAATGGTGGACAGGACGCGGTCCATCGTGGAGGTGGGCAGTACCACGTTAGCCAGCTCCACCTCGGGGAAGTACAACTGCGACCCGGGCACCATTTCCGCCGTCTCAGCTGGGATGCCCATGACATCGTCAACAATCTTCCGATCAATGTCGACGAGATAGTCCATGAGGTCCGTGTTGAAGCAGGAGCGGCCGACAGCGTCGAGTGTGAGGGACAGGACACCGTTGGACACGAGCGGAGAGGACTGGTAGAAGGCACGACGCGCCACCacgcgctcctccagcgaCTCGCACAGGACGAAGAGCATGTACCCCACCGTGATGAGTCGCTGCCCGTCCCGCATAACGTAGCGGCCGttcaccgccaccagcatGTCGTGCGAAATGACGTTGCCAACCATGAACAACATAATCTGCTTCTCCATCTCcgtcagctgcagccgctgcgcgagctgctcgATGCGCGGGGTGAAGACGCGGGCAGCGAGAGTGGCTTGCAGCCGTGActcgtgcaccgccgccgcgacgcgaACTTTGCCCTTCAACTCCCGTATCGACGCCTCCACCTTAGACTTGGGGGTGTAGGagtcctcctcgtccttcaTGTCGCCCTCCGCGTAGCGGATGCGAATCATGTTCGCGAGGATGCGAAAGGCCGCGTCCATGTACTCGATGTCGGACTCGTAGGGCACCCCCCGCATGGACGAGTCCGTGTGCGGCGTGGCAgatggcgaggaggacgccgccgctgcacccgcgCCAGTACCGGTGCAGCGATAACGCTGGGCGAGCGGGTTGATGTCGGCAAGAACCAGTCGTGCCTTGCGCGGCGCAgacgtcgctgtcgtcgcctCCCTGCCGTCCTCCGGCCGTGGTGCGGTATCCGTCGTgcgcgatggcggtgccgtcggcggAGCTGTAGCCGGTGCCACCATCGCCGACTCTTCTCTACTACTTTTGCCGCCCTTTAccgcctcctctgtctctgtcgCGGCGGAGTTCTTTGCGACTGGTACTGCTGCCACGGCACGACCGCCGACTTGCGTGGCAGTTCTGCCGGCGAGGGCATTGCGGAGACGGTGCGAGACGGCTTCGTAAATCGCGTCCTGGTCTTTCGAAGCCAGCACAGCCGGGTCGATGTCCTCCAGCACACTGtcgagcgcctcctcggtcagcgcgatggcgctgtcggcggtggcgtcgtcgttctcctcatcctccacATCGCCCTCCTCATCGCCATGCTTTGGTGATGGTGATACAGAGCGACTGCCACCGACGTGCTCCTCTGCTCGCGGAGCCGGCATGGCAGCCGCCGTGCTCGTCGTCTTGGCGTTCCGTTCTTCGTTgagcacctccagcagcgcggtgCGCTCCAGCTTAATGAGCTGCTCCTCCGACAGCTGATCACCACTCAGGGCCGCGATCGTCTCTATGGGCAGAGCGTACTTGCACTCCATGAAGGTTGTGCGCATCTTGATGTCGGAAAAGATGAGCCCTTGCTTCCACAGCACACCACTCTCAGAGAGAATGGACAGCAGCTCCTGTGGGGTAAGGTCGTTGTGGTAGGCAATGTTcgccggccgcagcggctcggcgATGTTGCCGGCCGCGTAGCGGCCGCAGTGGCACACCAGCAGGTATTCGAGCGTGCGGGCAGCCTTCGCGGATAGACGCAATCGCTCGCTGAGCCGCACCACGCGTGGTAGCCGCTGCATCTTGTGAAGCTGCGCATCGATGAGGTGGCCGACGAGCTCGGTGACGGCGGCCATGCATGGCACGCACTGTTGGCGGAAGTCGAGGCCTACAAGCTCGATGTTGCGGAGGACTGCAGCGCTCAGGGCCATGCCAGAGACGAGGTATGCGTAGTGTTTGAGGTACACTAGCACGTCCTTTGCGGCAAGGTAAGCGGAGTCGGACTCAAAGCCAGGCACCTGCACCTCGCCGTACTCACGCAGCCGCTGAAGCATGACGCTCGGCTGGTAGGGCAAGTCACTGTCCTCGCCATCCTCGAAGACGGGGTCGTCGGCAGCCACCGACTTTGTCCCGTTGCGCTCGATACTGCCGCGATGCCGCTTGCGCCCCGCCGCCTTGCCAGCTGCCgcaggcgccgcctcgccgcccttGCGTAGCAAGGCCACGCCCTCCAAGAAGGAGCGCACGCAGTGGGGGACGCTGATGAAGGTCAGCGTCGTCAGTTGCGCTGCCACatcagccgccgccggtttcgcggccgcagctgccgggtAGCTGCCGTTGCAGCCCGCatccgccactgctgctgccgcgcgggTGCGGCACGGCACCGTTGGCTGGACGCAGAGCAGGAAGAACTCAACATAGAGGCGCAGAAGATCCATGAGGGTGCACGGCAGTGCGGACGTAAAGCGTCCGGTGCGGTAGAAGACACGCACatcgtgcgctgctgccgatgccgTGCTTGCCGCTACTACCTCACACACAGGAATAGGAGGCTTTGGGGGCAGAAGTGGGaatgcggcagcggctgcagcggcagccgcatgCGTGGGCGTTCCCAGGAGAGGTTCAGCCGGCGCACCGACACTTGAccttgccgccgcagcactgcGCTTCGTCCTGGGGGGCATCAACGCAAAGGCCCGTCGACACGCCAGAGAGCAATGAAGCAACAACCCCGTGTGCGCCGTCCaaacggaggcggcggcagcggcggcggcgaaggaaTACGAGACCGGGGAACCGTGATCGGTGGGTGAGGACGCAACGCTGCGTGGAAGAGAGGCGGATGGCAGGCGGGAGAGATGGCGCCACCAAGATATCTCGTCCCTCGCCTCTTCACACCCGTTGCCTCCGCTGCAACCTCTTCAGCGATGCTCTTGCcgaagggagagaaggaggaggaggaggaggaggggggtcggGGCGGCTCTTCTCTATGTAGCGACGCGCTCTGAGCGGGTTGTGCGTGTATGGGAGGGGCGGGGAGCGTGATGGTGCCCCCTGCCGTCccaaagagagggaaaggacGAGGGCTGTCCGGGCGCTCTTCCGGAAGGCAGGCGAGCAACAAGTACCACCGAAGCACAGAGAATACGAGACAGATACAGACAGCCGGTGCTTCTTGCCCCCgattgtgcgtgtgtgatggCACCCGTAGCGGTCGGTGACGGAGAAAacacagagaggagagggagagaagaggtgaattgagggagggggagcgtaCCGCCGGTGAGGCAAGAGAAAGCACGGTGCCAAGTACCATCGTCCCGgtaaggggaggggggccttTGGGAGTCGATTCATGGCGCCTTGGCCGCTTGCCGCGCGAGCGCCATCGCGAAGGAGAGGTCGGCTCCACCAGTGTCACCATCTCcccctgtgtgtgcgcctcagCAGCTCCCCACGCTCAGCAGGACGACGAGATGaaaagcacagagagaacgACGGATGTGGCTGACATGCGACTgccatcatcaccaccaGCTCCTGCGTCCCATCCTATGTATTCGCCTCTCCtcacatgtgtgtgtgtgtgtgtgtgtgtcgtgaTCCGCTTTTCGCTTAGAAGTGGCACTCCTCCGTGGAATGCTCAGCCATGCCACATCGCGCGCATCCCTTTGCGGATAGCACGAGTCCATCAAAGTCATCCTCGTCGATGCACCGCTTCTTCTTGACCACTTCGGCGGTGTCCACAGCGACGCTCGCCGCCTGCTGTATTTCCTGTTGCTGCTTGCCGATGGACTctgaggcgcgcgcgcgcagcgagcaggcttccccctccgcctttgcccgggccgtcgccgccgccgcctccgcaccAATGTACAGCGACGTGGTCACGGGTGCCGTCGgatgcgtgtacgtgcgcgccagcgaTACCACGCCGAAGCGCCGAATAAGCTGGACAACGGATAGCTGTTCGTCGTAGTTCATCTCCGCCCAGCGGATGGGCAGGGAGGGGTACGGTGCCACGGTGCAggccgcagcaccttcaCCTGCGGCCCGCCTCTCCGCGCGTACCTTGGCACACCGGCGCAGGAACACCAGCAGCAGTCCCATGTACTCGCTCTGGAGCAGGAGAAAGGGACTGTTGTTGAGCTCGTCGGTCGCTACGGCGGCGCAcccatcggcggcggccagtGACACGGCTGCGCCGCTATCACCACACTGACGCCTAGagcgcgcctccgccgctgcctctgccgtgAGCCGCGCGGCAAACTCAAACTTCCACACACGCGTGGAGGCGTCGTAGGCGATGCGGACGggatgcggcagcggcggaagaagcggcagccgtgccgcatcacccgcctcctccgtctctgCACTGGCAGCGCTTTCTCCCTCTGtttgtgccgctgctgcggcgtccaGCGGTGCGGCCCAGTGGTCAAGGAAGACGCGAAGCACGGGTTCCACAACGCGGGTGTAGTGGCGCAGCAGTTGGGTCTCTTTCGGCAAgtctcgcgcagcggcggcggccataacggcgtcgccgacacTTCGCGGCGCCCGCTTCACGTCGGCGACGTCATTCGTGCACCCTGCTGCATCACTGCCTTCGTCCTCCTCACTGAAGGGCCAGTGAAAGAACacaaagaagaagagggagtaCGTGAGGGCCACCTCCATCGCCGTCTCGTAGCGCTGACCACGGACCGACACCTGCACACGATGCTCACTGGCAACGGTTGGTGGGATGGGGAGGACCGGATCCTCAGCAGGTTCCTGGGCAGAGCTGCTTGGTGAGCATCCGTCacgtggctgcggcgccgcgaggAGGAAAGGAAGCAGCTCCGACAGAATGTCCGCTACACACAGCGGCTCGGGTGGCAGAAATGAAGATGGAGGAGCGCTGCTctggcgatgcggcgcagcgggcatGTGGATGCGTGACTCCATAGGCTTCGAAGGAAACgtgaggaggaagagaaagccCACGTAGTTgaacgcgcgtgtgcgtgtgtgtgtggggggggaggaggggggagggtccGACCGTTGCCTTTCACGGGTGCCCGCCCGACACacggggagaggaggaaggaggaggggagaggatgCAAACATAAGGCTGATGTCGCGCGATATGTGAGACATGACGGAGGGCGCTCACACCTTCACACATGCGTCGCGGAGGCAGGCGAGACGACAGgcgagagacggagacgcgCGGCCATACGTGCGATGCTGGACTCCAAACACACATACCCATACAGAGCCCAGAAACGAACATGCAGGTCACGCCCGCCTCCGTAGACCGGCCAATCTGCCAGATCCTATGTCTtcccccgctgccgccgcccctctccaccaccactacaCTACCACGTACACGGCCTCTGTGCATCTTGCCTTCTGTTTCAAAGGATTCAGGACTCATGCCCACGTGTGGGCCAACGCTCTTGGATGCGCCACTTCCTGATGAGCACGAAGTGCGTGCACCCGACATTAGCGTCTGTGCGCTCGCTGTGTGATCACACAATATTTTCCTGCTCGTGTCTTCTTGCATCATCGGCCGTCTGTAATACAACGCCCCAACGCTCCACATGCGCGCACCGGCTGCGCCACCCGTTCCGCCTCCTTCTTCCGCCCTGCCCTCCACCATCGCCCAGGGTGTGCGCGACGCACAGGTGCGGCCACCGCACGATCTTTGCGTGCGGGGTGCTCTCactgcgcgctgcggaggtCATcccgcgcctgcgcggcccCTGCCCGCGCCGTGAGCTCGCTCACGAGGTGAGCCTTGCAGCGGTATGTCAAGCAAGCCGCTCGCGAGCGGCTCGCGCCTGGCGCGTCCACGATCTCGACGGAGTCTGTCGACGCCTCAAGCAGCACCGGCTCACTCGCTGGTGGCTGTAGGGTAGGATCGCGAGTTTCAGCGTGCGCCAGCATGCGATACAGCGCCAGGGGGTCCTCATCGTCCGCATCTAGCTGGTGCTCCACTTCCTCCGCCGAGCTATCCACCGTGGTCACTGCAtttgccggcgccgcagacgccATGGCCGCCATGCCCACGGCACGCACGGTGTCGCGGCTCgcaaaacacacgcacaaatcCTGCGCACGCGTCAGCGCGACGTTCAGGCGATGCCAGTCTGCCAGAAATCCGAGCCCGTAGCGACCGAGGCGTCGATTTGCGCTGCGCTCCTCCCTGGCAACACCGTCGCTATCATCGCTgttgcgctccttctccccttgcgccgcgcgccgctgcagctgcgccgcgctcaGCGTCCGCACACAGCTCAGCAGGATGAtccgcttctccttcccctGGAAGCTGTCCACTGTCGCCACCTGCACACCACTGTGGCGCTCCTCCTGCGTGAGGGTCGACAGAATCGTCTCCCTCTGCGCAGTGTAGAAGGTGATGATGCCGACATGTGCAGCCATCTCGCGCACCGTCATCTTGAAGaacgcgcgcagctgccgcatgCAGTCTACCACAGCGGTGGCCTCGCGGCGGTTGAGCAGCGaccggccgcgccgccgctccatCGGCGAGTCGCGCACGTCCACAAACACAAAGCGTGGGCATCGGCCGAGCTTCTGCGCGATggtcgccggcgcggcggttGGGCTGTCCGGCGCACGCGACCGCGCAAGCACACTTCGATCGGTGAGCAGCTTCGAGCCGTAGAAGTACTCGTTGGGGAAGGCGGCAATGTCGGGGTGCATGCGGtactgcgtgcgcagcagaaAGGAGGGGTGGCCGCAGGCGAGCAAGCGCACCAGCAGActgcgccgcagcccgcAGCGGCTCGCCTCCCAAGAGAGCACGGTaggctgcagctggcggGAGTCGCCGACGAGCACGCTCTTGCTCTTGGCG carries:
- a CDS encoding putative AAA family ATPase; this encodes MDLLRLYVEFFLLCVQPTVPCRTRAAAAVADAGCNGSYPAAAAAKPAAADVAAQLTTLTFISVPHCVRSFLEGVALLRKGGEAAPAAAGKAAGRKRHRGSIERNGTKSVAADDPVFEDGEDSDLPYQPSVMLQRLREYGEVQVPGFESDSAYLAAKDVLVYLKHYAYLVSGMALSAAVLRNIELVGLDFRQQCVPCMAAVTELVGHLIDAQLHKMQRLPRVVRLSERLRLSAKAARTLEYLLVCHCGRYAAGNIAEPLRPANIAYHNDLTPQELLSILSESGVLWKQGLIFSDIKMRTTFMECKYALPIETIAALSGDQLSEEQLIKLERTALLEVLNEERNAKTTSTAAAMPAPRAEEHVGGSRSVSPSPKHGDEEGDVEDEENDDATADSAIALTEEALDSVLEDIDPAVLASKDQDAIYEAVSHRLRNALAGRTATQVGGRAVAAVPVAKNSAATETEEAVKGGKSSREESAMVAPATAPPTAPPSRTTDTAPRPEDGREATTATSAPRKARLVLADINPLAQRYRCTGTGAGAAAASSSPSATPHTDSSMRGVPYESDIEYMDAAFRILANMIRIRYAEGDMKDEEDSYTPKSKVEASIRELKGKVRVAAAVHESRLQATLAARVFTPRIEQLAQRLQLTEMEKQIMLFMVGNVISHDMLVAVNGRYVMRDGQRLITVGYMLFVLCESLEERVVARRAFYQSSPLVSNGVLSLTLDAVGRSCFNTDLMDYLVDIDRKIVDDVMGIPAETAEMVPGSQLYFPEVELANVVLPTSTMDRVLSTIEHYSLFEQCKKSSGFGDGLGTSKGGLVMLFHGPSGTGKTMLANAVAHHLKKKILLVSVSQFRSSTKAEADALRFLFREAKLSDAILFFDECEALFEDRTSNGTVTALLSEFERYDGLIILATNRAQNFDEAMNRRISLMMEFRPPDHQLRLRIWRSHIPKQLPMNEDVCLEKLALNYELSGGLIRNAVLAALSRAVAREKSSTPKLTMSDLDEGARLQLRGFFLAAELPEGMSEFYLTPKRTLAELVVEPDLAKKLEGIASSAKSRSTLYTEWGFSEDANDDCGTLYLFQGVSGTGKSLAAEAIAYECGATIRLCNVAELLLREEMRVHVVFEEGRRLGAIIVFDEAQVLFNESPKSLQLSQLIQYHARRYPRPVIVIATTVNRDGGGGRHLFSTANINSRSSCMLFQAELTFALPRRLLREQLWRKAFPERVPTSSDVDYGRLSATSISPKLIRTIAFNVCCTAALLPVSERVVTMAMIEAEMERTVARERTAVSASAMFA